In the genome of Dyadobacter fermentans DSM 18053, the window GATTTTGCCCGAATGTGCGCTCGTAGTCGAGGTACGTAAACAAATTGGTGTAGACATTCTGCTCGTCCTTCACTTCCAGTCCGCCGCCCAGATCGAGCGTCGCCATGAATGCATTTGTGCGGTAATTGTACAGTTGCAATGGCGGTTTGAAGGATTTGGTTTTATAAAAATCCGCATTCACCGCGCCTTTGGCATACCAGGTCAGACCTTTGGCCAGATTGACCTCGAACCAACCCTGCGTGTTGGCCGAATAGTCCAGCTTGTCGCGGTTAATGTGCCCTTCCAGCAGCGCGATTGGGTTTTTATTATTGTATTCCAAATCATACGCCTTGTAAGTAAACTTCCCGCTGCCGTCGGAAAGCTTGGGCCCGTAGGTGGGCGCCTGCGACATCGCCGACAAAAACATATCTTCCGAGCCAAAAACCGGCGATTCCGTATTCCCGGATTTCAAAGCAATGTTCGCCCCGAATTTGATCTTTTTGTTGATCTGCGAAGCAATGTTGAGCCGCGCATTGTATCGCTTGAAATCAAATCCTTTCATAATCCCCTTCTGATCCACGTAGCCGATCGAGGCATTGAAGTGCGTTCCGCCGCGGCCGCCGTCGAAAGTAAGGTTATGCTGGTGCGTGGGCGCGGTGCGGAAAATCAGGCTGAGCCAGTCGGTGTTCGGGTACAAATTGCGGTCGGTGGCATTGCGGTACTCGTCGATCTGCTGCTGGGAATACAGCCCCGAAGTGAGGCCCGAATTCACGCGCGCTTCATTATAAAGCTCCATGTATTCAGCCGAATTGGTGATCAGGTCAAACAGTTTCGTCGGTTTCGCAATGGCGAAATTGCCGTCGTAACGAACACTGAGTTTACCTTCACTGCCTTTTTTGGTCGTAACCAAAATCACCCCGTTTGCCGCGCGCGCACCGTAAATGGAAGCCGAAGCCGCATCTTTCAGTACCGACACGCTTTCAATGTTATTCGGATTCAGGTCGGACATATTGCCCTGCACCCCGTCGATCAGCACAAGCGGATCAGAACCCGCGCCGCTGAATGTGCCCGTGCCGCGGATCCGCACCGAAATGCCTTCATTACCAGGCTCTCCCCTGCCCTGCGTGACCTGCACACCGGGCATGGTTCCCTGCAACATCGCGGTGGAATTGGTCACGGGTCGTTTGATCATCTCGTCGCCGCTCACGGTCGCCACGGCGCCGGTAAGGTTCACTTTTTTCTGCGTTCCATAACCGACTACGACTACTTCGCCGAGCTGCTTCAAATCTTCTTTCATCACCACGTCGATCACGCTGCGACCGCCAACAACTTCTTCCACCGCTTCATAACCGATAAATGAAAATACGAGCGAGGCATTTTCAGCATTTACCTGCACGCTGTACTTTCCGTTTAAATCTGTTACTGTGCCTGAATTGGTGCCTTTCACGGTGATCGAAACGCCCGGCAAACCGGCATTGTCGCCTCCGGAAGTGACTGTTCCCGTGACGGTTACATTCTGAGCCAATACTGTGAGGATAGTTAAAACACTTAATAATAATGTCAGCAACGACTTAACAAGCTGACCTCTGGCTAGGGTAAATTTTTCCATATTCTTTCATCATTTTATACTATTTGATGGGGTAAAATTAGATAGCGCCAAATCGCATTGAAATGGATTAACCTGATAATAGGATGGATAATACGATTATTTGGAAGCAATCTTTTTATCTGAAAAACCAGAATAAAAAGCACATAATGCAAGCGAGCAGCACCGACAGTGTTTTGTAATTACCGACGCCTTTCCAGCCAGGATTTTGAAGAGATTCAAATGGAGATTTCCAGAAAAGAAGCCGGCTTGCAGCGGTGTGCCGGACAGGAAAAATGCGGGAGAAAATAATCTGGATCAAAACACAAAAACAAAACAGGTAAAACGCCATCACCATAAACGGCACCTGACCGATGAGACTTTCAGGGCCTAATTTATTGATTGTAAATACAATAACCCCCACCGCCGAGCCGATCCATAAAGTATATTTCGCTGACTCTGCGGAGGCCTTTTCCCAAAAAATTCCCAATAGAAAAACGCAGGTAATGGGCGGCGCGATGTGTGCGATAATATCATTTAGTCCATTAAAAATGCTTTCATAACTGTTCAAAAGCGGCAATGTGGCCAGCGAAACGACCAATGCAATGGCGGCGGAAATCTTGCCGACACGGATCAGCTCTTTGTCCGAAGCCGCCGGTTTTCTGCGTTGATATAAATCATAGCTAACTAATGTTGAAATGGAATTCAACGCGCCGGAAATCTGGCTCATTAATCCCGAAAGCAATGCCGCTACCAATATTCCTACCAAACCTTTCGGCAGAAGCTGCGTGATCATCAAGGTGTAGATGCCTTTGCTGTTGACCACAGTTTCCCCTTCGGTAACAGTTTGCAATACCGAAATATCCAGTCTGCCGGTTTGCGATAAAGTGTAGGCAAAAAGTCCGGGCAAAACGAAAATAAAAACGGGCAGAATTTTGATAAAACCACAAAAAAGCGGTCCGATGCGGGCGTGATTTTCATCTTTGGCACCAAGCACACGCTGGACAATCGTCTGATCTGCACACCAGTACCAGATACCCAGAATCGGGTAGCCGAGGAAGACAGCATACCACGGCATTCCGCTCGCGTCGCCGTGCGGCCGCATCATCGAAAGTTTGTCGAGCTGGTTGGTCTGCTGCAACACATTCACCATCGGCTCCCAGCCGCCCATTTTATAATAAGCTGCAATGCTGATGATGATTGCGCCAACAAGCAGCACGATCGTTTGAATAGATTCCGTCACCACCACCGCAGTCAATCCGCCGACGATGGTGTAAATGGCGGTAATTACCGAAATGGCAATGACGCTGGTGTACATATCCACGCCAAAAAGCGTTTGCAAAACGATCCCACCGGCCAATAGTGAAAATGAAATATGCACAATCACAGCCGACACGACTGAAATAACGGCCAGCCAGTCGCGGCTTGCGCGGTCGTAGCGCTTTTCCAGGAAATCGGGCAAGGTGGAAACGCCGGAGCGGATGTAAAACGGGGCGAAAAACAGGGCCAGCAGGATGAGCACAAATGCGGCCATCCATTCAAAATTGCCATTCAGCAAACCCGTATCAAATCCACTCTGCGCCAGACTGACCAAATGCACGCAGGAAATATTGGTCGCAAATAATGCAAGTCCGATCGTGGGCCAGCGCAAGGTCTTTCCAGCCAGAAAATAAGCGCCTGCTTCGCTGGAAGAGCCTTTCGACTGGTTTTTATGTTTTAATCCAGCCCACAAACCGATGACAAAGATCGCGGTAATGTACAATGCGCTGATCGTAATATCGAGGGTATGGATCATGGATAATCGGGTTATTACTTACTAAAATTTGATCAGGTCGCAGCTGCTGCCGGGCTCCTGCGGCGTTTCGTAAACGCCATTTCTGATACGCGCCGGGTGTACAAAATGCTTCTGCAAATGCGGGATATGCTCCAAAAATAGTGCTTCATGGCCCATACCCATGTGATTGTACAAAACCAGATGCTGATGGAGTTGCCCCATATCGCCCACGTGCGGCACGACCGGAATCCCGAATTTTTTACACAACAAGCTGATCGTCAGGAACTCGCTCACCCCGCCTACCCGCACGGCGTCGACCTGGATAAATGCGGCGGCATTAGCCTGCAAATAATTTTTGAAGATGACTTTGTTGGGAACATGCTCGCCCAGCGCCAGTTTCACAGGGGCGATTTCCTTTGCCAAAGTCTGGTGTGCCAGCACGTCGTCGGGGTGCGTGGGCTCCTCGATCCAGTACGGGTTCATGGACGAAAGCTTCTTGCAAATTGAAATCGCATTGGGCAGGTTCCATTGCTGGTTGGCATCGAGCATGACTTTCGCATTGTCGCCAGCCACCTCGCGGACAATGTGCGCACGCCGGATATCGCGTTCGGGATCAGCCGAACCCACTTTGAGTTTCATCGCCGTAAAACCTTCCGAAAGTGCCTTGTGACAATTTTCACGCACTTTTTCATCCGAATAGTTAAACCAGCCGACGGACGTATCGTAGCCCGGATAACCCGTTTTCAGAATACTTTCTCGATCTGACTTCCCAGCTTCCTGCTCCGTCAATATGCTGATCGCCTGCTCTTTGGTCAATTCATCTTCCAGATAGGAAAGGTCAAGTGTATTGACAATCGCTTCCGGGGAAAGATCCGTGAGCAGTTTCCAGAGCGGCACGCCGCGTTTTTTGGCCCAGAGATCGTAACAGGCATTCGTTACCGACGCCAGCGCCAGGTGTACCACGCCTTTGTGCGGGCCGAGCCAGCGGAATTGCTGATCGTCGGACAAACTTTTATAGAACGTCCCGAAATCGGCCATTAAGTCTTCAATGTCCAGACCGACAAGCTTTTTAGCATAATAATGCGCCGCCTGACAAACCAGCTCATTGCCTTCGCCTAACGTAAATGCAAAGCCCGTTCCGACCAATCCGCCGGAATCGAGCAGTTGCGTGACGGCGTAGGAATAGACAGGATCGCGGTGAATGGCGTCGCTGCCCGCGTTGCCTTCCAACGGAAAACGGGCGTCTTTGACTTCGGTTTTATAGATCATGAAAATGGTTCTGTTTGCTGGAAAGCTTCTTGTAGCCCAGTTCCGCGCCGCCGCTGACGGGGAGAATGCAGCCGGTAATGAAGCGTGCCATATTTGAAATCAGAAAAAGGCAGGCATCGGCGATCACGTCGCCTTCCGGGCAATAACCCAGCGCGTGAATGTGGTTCAGATAGTCCTCCACCGACTCAGGATCAGGCTGTTGCCGGCTCCAACTACGCAGTAATGGCGTAATGACCCCGGCTGGCGCGACGGCATTTACCCGAATCCCAAACGGTGCATAATCCAGCGCCATGGATTTGGTCAATGCATTCACCGCGCCTTTTGTAGCCGTGTAGGCCGCGTGGATTTCCTGGCCGATCTCCCCTACCAGACTGCCTGTGTTGAGAATATTTCCACCTGTTTTTTTCAGAGCGTCAATGCCATGAAAAGTCGTGTTGTAGATCCCGCCAACATTGACCTCAAAGAGTTTACGCCATTCTTCTTCCGAAGTTTCGTGCAGGGCTTTGGACGGGCTGGAAATGCCCGCATTGTTATGAATGACGTCGATTTGACCAAAAACGGTCAGGCAATGCGCAATGGCATGCTTGACGTCTCGCGACCTGGATACGTCGGCCAGCACAAATTCGGTGGTTTGTTCGCCAAGCTCCAAACTGGCGCGGGAAATGCTGCGCGGATCATTGCTCACAATGCACAGCCGCGCGCCTGCCTGCTGATAAACTTTAGCGCATTCAAACCCGATACCCTCGGTCCCGCCTGTAAGAAAGACGACTTTGTCGGCAAGTAGCAGCATTTTATATAGAAAGTATCATCATGGTTTTAAAAATATCAGTAAATGGAACTGACAATCCGGAAGCCAAAAGTAGGACGACATAAATCCGATTGGTATAGGATATTCACTTATTTTAATGGACAATACGATGATTAACTCAACGACAGAAAATCTCATTTATATCACCATCTCAACATAAAATGGAAATAT includes:
- a CDS encoding SusC/RagA family TonB-linked outer membrane protein, producing the protein MEKFTLARGQLVKSLLTLLLSVLTILTVLAQNVTVTGTVTSGGDNAGLPGVSITVKGTNSGTVTDLNGKYSVQVNAENASLVFSFIGYEAVEEVVGGRSVIDVVMKEDLKQLGEVVVVGYGTQKKVNLTGAVATVSGDEMIKRPVTNSTAMLQGTMPGVQVTQGRGEPGNEGISVRIRGTGTFSGAGSDPLVLIDGVQGNMSDLNPNNIESVSVLKDAASASIYGARAANGVILVTTKKGSEGKLSVRYDGNFAIAKPTKLFDLITNSAEYMELYNEARVNSGLTSGLYSQQQIDEYRNATDRNLYPNTDWLSLIFRTAPTHQHNLTFDGGRGGTHFNASIGYVDQKGIMKGFDFKRYNARLNIASQINKKIKFGANIALKSGNTESPVFGSEDMFLSAMSQAPTYGPKLSDGSGKFTYKAYDLEYNNKNPIALLEGHINRDKLDYSANTQGWFEVNLAKGLTWYAKGAVNADFYKTKSFKPPLQLYNYRTNAFMATLDLGGGLEVKDEQNVYTNLFTYLDYERTFGQNHAFKLQAGYSTEKSTFQYLEAIRRNFPTDILREIDAGSPSIQYANGSQNQWAINSFFGRLNYNFKERYLLEANMRYDGTSRLASASRWGIFPSFSAGWRLTEEDFIKDLNLNWLNSAKFRGSWGQLGNQNIGNYPYQAILSFTGNYSFDDSNLSSGVAQTNLSNANIKWETTTIADFGLDLTIFRGLNLTADWYRKTTTDILRSSQVTGVVGLGAPTINNGTMQNTGVELGLSYSNQVKSGLFSGLSYTVGGNLEHYKNKLVKFGQREIDGYRIREEGREYNTYYMLEMIGIFQTADEVATAPKQYNDATVPGDIRYRDVNGDGRINDDDRVAMTGNYPGMNYAFNGNVNWKGFDLSVLFQGVNNVKYFVDNWGTVPFVQGSPPTTDWRNRWTPENPSATMPRIYWGWGAPDRIRRSSSYFLQDASYLRLKNLTFGYTLPQAVVNKLGIDNLRVFFSGDNLITATKYPGLDPERGGSGSFVQYPQNKIFSFGLNLRL
- a CDS encoding sodium:solute symporter, encoding MIHTLDITISALYITAIFVIGLWAGLKHKNQSKGSSSEAGAYFLAGKTLRWPTIGLALFATNISCVHLVSLAQSGFDTGLLNGNFEWMAAFVLILLALFFAPFYIRSGVSTLPDFLEKRYDRASRDWLAVISVVSAVIVHISFSLLAGGIVLQTLFGVDMYTSVIAISVITAIYTIVGGLTAVVVTESIQTIVLLVGAIIISIAAYYKMGGWEPMVNVLQQTNQLDKLSMMRPHGDASGMPWYAVFLGYPILGIWYWCADQTIVQRVLGAKDENHARIGPLFCGFIKILPVFIFVLPGLFAYTLSQTGRLDISVLQTVTEGETVVNSKGIYTLMITQLLPKGLVGILVAALLSGLMSQISGALNSISTLVSYDLYQRRKPAASDKELIRVGKISAAIALVVSLATLPLLNSYESIFNGLNDIIAHIAPPITCVFLLGIFWEKASAESAKYTLWIGSAVGVIVFTINKLGPESLIGQVPFMVMAFYLFCFCVLIQIIFSRIFPVRHTAASRLLFWKSPFESLQNPGWKGVGNYKTLSVLLACIMCFLFWFFR
- a CDS encoding enolase C-terminal domain-like protein: MIYKTEVKDARFPLEGNAGSDAIHRDPVYSYAVTQLLDSGGLVGTGFAFTLGEGNELVCQAAHYYAKKLVGLDIEDLMADFGTFYKSLSDDQQFRWLGPHKGVVHLALASVTNACYDLWAKKRGVPLWKLLTDLSPEAIVNTLDLSYLEDELTKEQAISILTEQEAGKSDRESILKTGYPGYDTSVGWFNYSDEKVRENCHKALSEGFTAMKLKVGSADPERDIRRAHIVREVAGDNAKVMLDANQQWNLPNAISICKKLSSMNPYWIEEPTHPDDVLAHQTLAKEIAPVKLALGEHVPNKVIFKNYLQANAAAFIQVDAVRVGGVSEFLTISLLCKKFGIPVVPHVGDMGQLHQHLVLYNHMGMGHEALFLEHIPHLQKHFVHPARIRNGVYETPQEPGSSCDLIKF
- a CDS encoding SDR family NAD(P)-dependent oxidoreductase → MLLLADKVVFLTGGTEGIGFECAKVYQQAGARLCIVSNDPRSISRASLELGEQTTEFVLADVSRSRDVKHAIAHCLTVFGQIDVIHNNAGISSPSKALHETSEEEWRKLFEVNVGGIYNTTFHGIDALKKTGGNILNTGSLVGEIGQEIHAAYTATKGAVNALTKSMALDYAPFGIRVNAVAPAGVITPLLRSWSRQQPDPESVEDYLNHIHALGYCPEGDVIADACLFLISNMARFITGCILPVSGGAELGYKKLSSKQNHFHDL